Below is a genomic region from Candidatus Limnocylindrales bacterium.
CGAACGAATCGGTCGGACACATCTGGCCTGGCATGCCCGTGCAGAACTCGCTCGGATTGCAGACGTCGCCGGTGCCCGCGCGGCACACCGTCGTCGACGGCTCGACGACGTCTGCCGGACAAGCCTGACCGGCGACACCCGTGCAGGTTTCGCTCGGATCGCACGAATCGAGCGAACCGATGCGGCACGTAACGCCGGCCAGCGTCACGATGTCTGCAGGACACGCAAGGCCGAGTCCCGGACACACTTCCTCGGGATCGCAGATGTCGCCGGAGCCGGCGCGGCAAACCGTGAGCGGCGCTGCGAACACGTCGGTGGGACACGCGGCGCTCGCGCCGGTGCAGGTCTCGTCGGCGTTGCAGACGTCGCCGGTGCCGGTGCGGCAGACGGTGCCGGCCGTCTTGAACTTGCACGTGGCTGCGTCGCAGCACGTGTCGAACGGGAACTCGCAGTCTTCGCCGGCCTCGAGGATGAGGTTTCCGCAGACCGCCCACGCAGAAGCGGTTGGAAGGATGCTGGCGACCAGCAGGTTGTAGACCAGAACCGTAATCCGGAACGCGATTCGCGAGCGCATATGGCCCCTCCGCCGTACGCGGACCGACGTCCCGTCCCCTGGCAACGTCGGTCCGAAGCTGTCTGGCTCACCCCGCCGCGCACCCACCGTTGGATGCGCAGAGTAGTGGCCGTTCCCCTTGGACATCAATAGGAATACTGCGCCGCAAGCCGAAACTTACAGAAATCTAAGTGACGCATGTCTCTGAAAAACGGGGTCAGACACTGATTTCGGGAAAACGGTGTCTGTCCCCGATTTCCGAGCGACCGATCAACGCGACGCGTCGCGGTTACGGCCGGCGTCGCCCGTTTCCCCAGCCGCCGCCGCCGGGCGTCGCAACGACGATGGTCTCGCCGGGCGCGAGCGTGAGCGACGATTTGGACGCGATCCGGCGACGTCGCCCGCGCGCGTCGATGATCTCGTCGCAGCCGGCCGCTCCGTCTTTGCCGCCGCCGAGCCCCCACGGTCCGCGCGTCCTTCGCTCCGACAGAAGCGTGACCTCGCTTTCGACGAGCACTTCGACTTCACGCACGATGCCGTCGCCGCCGCGATGGGTTCCGCTGCCGCCCGAGCCGCGCCGCACGCCGTAGCGCCTGATGCGCATCGGGTAGTACGCTTCGAGCGCTTCGACCGGCGTGTTCCACGTGTTGGTCATGTGCGTCTGCATCGCGCTCGCGCCGTCGCCGCGCGGACCGGCGCCGCAGCCTCCGCCGACAGTTTCGTAGTACGAGAAATGCCGCCCGCGGATCGAGTCGTAGCCGCCGAGCGCGAGGTTGCTCATCGTGCCGCAGCTCGCAGCGGGAATCCGGTCGGGCAGCGCGCGCGCCAGCGCCTTGAAGATCACGTCGACGATGCGCTGCGACGTCTCGACGTTGCCGCCGGCGACGGCCGACGGGAACGTGCAGTCGACGATGCTGCCGCTGCGCGTGCGGATGCGCACCGGTTTCATCATGCCGCTGTTGGCCGGCACGTCGCGGCCGGCGACGCATGCGATCGCGTAGAACACGGCCGACGTCGTGATCGCGAGGTTCGCGTTGACGGGGCCGCGCACCTGGTCGCCGCTCGCGCAGAAATCGAAGACGAGGCTCGGGCTGTCGCGCTGGATCGCGACGCGCAGCGGGATGTCTCGCGCACCGGCGCCGTCGTCGTCGAGGAAATCCTCGGCTTTCCACAGGCCGCGAGGGAACTTCGCGATCAGCGCATTCACGAGGCGGTGCGAGTAGGCCTGCAACTCGCGCATCGCGAGCGCGACTTCGCGTTCGCCGAAACGCCGCACGAGGTCGATGGTGCGTGCGGCACCGGCGCTCAGCGCGGCGATCTGGGCTTCGAGATCGCCGAGCCGTTCCTCGGCGACGCGCGTGTTGGCGAGAAACAGCTCGCGCGTCTCGCGCACCCACTCGCCGCCGCGCACCAGATGCACCGGCGGAATGCGCAGGCCTTCCTGGTGAATGTCGGTCGCGAGAGCCATCGAGCCGGGTTTGCCGCCGCCGATGTCGGCGTGATGCGCGCGGTCGGCGACGTACGCGAACGGCCTCGGCCCGCGCCCGGTGAACACCGGAGCGACCAGCGTGACGTCGGGCAGATGGGTTCCGCCGGCGTACGGATCGTTGAGGATCACGATGTCGCCGCGCGCGAACGTGCAGCGGTCGAGCGCCGCGCGCACGGCGAGCGGCGTCGAGCCGAGATGTACGGGAATGTGCGCCGCGTGCGCCACCATCTGCCCGTC
It encodes:
- a CDS encoding hydantoinase B/oxoprolinase family protein; the encoded protein is MPRLSAVDLELFANRLTGVSEEMGVVLQSASMSPNIKERRDFSCALFDADGQMVAHAAHIPVHLGSTPLAVRAALDRCTFARGDIVILNDPYAGGTHLPDVTLVAPVFTGRGPRPFAYVADRAHHADIGGGKPGSMALATDIHQEGLRIPPVHLVRGGEWVRETRELFLANTRVAEERLGDLEAQIAALSAGAARTIDLVRRFGEREVALAMRELQAYSHRLVNALIAKFPRGLWKAEDFLDDDGAGARDIPLRVAIQRDSPSLVFDFCASGDQVRGPVNANLAITTSAVFYAIACVAGRDVPANSGMMKPVRIRTRSGSIVDCTFPSAVAGGNVETSQRIVDVIFKALARALPDRIPAASCGTMSNLALGGYDSIRGRHFSYYETVGGGCGAGPRGDGASAMQTHMTNTWNTPVEALEAYYPMRIRRYGVRRGSGGSGTHRGGDGIVREVEVLVESEVTLLSERRTRGPWGLGGGKDGAAGCDEIIDARGRRRRIASKSSLTLAPGETIVVATPGGGGWGNGRRRP